In Ignavibacteria bacterium, a single window of DNA contains:
- a CDS encoding NADH-dependent [FeFe] hydrogenase, group A6: protein MVELTINNIKVNAEEGMTILDAAKSAGIAVPTLCNMKDLFPTGACRICSVEVEGQRGLIPSCAYPVSDGMVVETNSPRVRRARKTIVELLVENHPQDCLICVRNKNCELQDLAAQYGLREHRFAGESKDHAIDISSPSMERDPAKCILCGRCVRVCNEVQQVGAIDFTKRGFKSIVTTPYNKGLNISDCILCGQCILVCPTAALREKSHMKEIVTALANKKKFVVAQIAPAVRASLGEEYNMPLGTDVTGKLVTGLKRLGFKKVFDTNFAADLTIMEETAELVNRVTNKKPLPMFTSCCPGWVKYIEHRRPELLHHVSTCKSPHEMEGAVLKTYYAKKMGLDPKDIYVVSIMPCTVKKFESSRPELTEERMPDVDSVLTTRELVRYFNTAGIDFCDLPETQFDNPLGESTGAAVIFGTTGGVMEAAIRTAYNMLTGNELQKLEFEQIRGFDGIKELTININGMDLNFAVVNGIGNVAKVLDEVENGTSKYHFVEVMACPGGCINGGGQPIHQKPEKVVKRVRALYEIDSKMIHRKSHENEAVMNLYKEFFGEPNSHKSHEILHTNYKSRKK from the coding sequence ATGGTAGAACTAACAATAAATAACATAAAGGTAAATGCTGAAGAAGGAATGACAATTCTGGACGCGGCAAAATCAGCAGGTATAGCAGTTCCGACGCTTTGTAACATGAAGGACCTATTTCCAACGGGCGCATGCAGAATATGTTCGGTTGAGGTTGAAGGACAGAGAGGGCTGATTCCAAGCTGTGCTTATCCCGTGTCGGACGGAATGGTTGTAGAGACAAATTCACCCCGGGTAAGAAGGGCGAGAAAGACGATAGTAGAGCTTCTTGTAGAAAACCATCCACAGGATTGTTTGATATGCGTAAGGAACAAGAACTGCGAATTACAGGATTTGGCAGCACAATACGGACTGCGCGAGCACCGTTTTGCAGGAGAATCGAAAGACCATGCAATTGATATATCGAGTCCTTCAATGGAGCGCGACCCTGCAAAATGCATACTTTGCGGAAGATGCGTAAGGGTATGCAACGAAGTTCAGCAAGTCGGAGCGATAGACTTTACAAAACGCGGATTTAAAAGCATTGTAACGACTCCTTACAATAAAGGTTTAAACATAAGCGACTGCATACTTTGTGGACAGTGCATACTTGTATGTCCGACGGCAGCTTTGAGGGAAAAGAGCCACATGAAAGAAATAGTCACTGCGCTTGCAAATAAGAAGAAGTTTGTAGTTGCACAAATAGCTCCTGCGGTAAGAGCATCACTTGGTGAAGAATATAACATGCCGCTTGGAACGGATGTAACGGGAAAGCTTGTGACCGGACTTAAAAGACTTGGTTTCAAAAAAGTATTTGATACAAACTTTGCAGCTGACCTTACGATAATGGAAGAAACCGCAGAGTTAGTGAACAGGGTAACAAACAAAAAACCATTACCAATGTTTACGAGCTGCTGTCCGGGATGGGTAAAATACATCGAGCACAGAAGACCTGAACTGCTTCACCATGTCTCAACATGCAAATCACCTCATGAGATGGAAGGTGCAGTACTGAAGACATACTATGCAAAAAAGATGGGGCTTGACCCAAAGGATATATATGTGGTTTCAATAATGCCCTGCACGGTAAAGAAGTTTGAATCGAGCAGGCCTGAGCTTACGGAAGAGAGAATGCCTGATGTGGATTCGGTATTAACAACGAGAGAACTTGTAAGATATTTTAATACAGCAGGAATAGATTTCTGTGATTTACCAGAGACACAATTTGACAATCCGCTTGGAGAATCAACGGGTGCGGCTGTAATATTCGGAACGACAGGAGGTGTGATGGAAGCAGCGATAAGAACTGCTTACAACATGCTGACCGGGAATGAACTACAGAAGCTTGAGTTTGAACAAATACGCGGGTTTGACGGAATTAAGGAGCTGACGATAAACATAAACGGAATGGATTTAAACTTTGCGGTTGTGAACGGTATAGGAAATGTTGCTAAAGTACTTGATGAAGTTGAGAACGGCACAAGCAAATATCATTTTGTAGAAGTAATGGCTTGCCCGGGAGGCTGTATAAACGGCGGCGGTCAGCCTATACATCAGAAACCCGAAAAAGTAGTAAAACGCGTGAGGGCGTTGTACGAAATAGACTCAAAGATGATACACAGAAAATCGCACGAAAATGAAGCAGTAATGAATTTGTACAAGGAATTCTTTGGAGAGCCGAACAGTCACAAATCGCATGAAATACTGCACACAAATTATAAAAGCAGAAAGAAATAG